A section of the Babesia microti strain RI chromosome I, complete genome genome encodes:
- a CDS encoding Heme ligase (overlaps_old_locusTagID:BBM_I01575), giving the protein MLSLTHRKLVTDLNKSISRGVFKQKPQVTKNPESINHRVYWWSEHRPYRRTVLDICRIITHTRSFHSLINPQSLIGSELVHKLSLPGPFTGFIPVNSAISQSIKGLDDRSLSNFILSHFVSEYYLHRDIIGSTQSNLACSNEIRQKITSLDNLSGQTLEFVRDVNEIGETIIRVNNAEVLRWNLKCHNGVIHIINNTLV; this is encoded by the exons ATGCTAAGTCTAACTCACAGAAAATTAGTGACGGATCtgaataaatcaatttcccGTGGCgtttttaaacaaaaacCGCAAGTTACAAAGAATCCAGAGTCAATCAATCATCGAGTTTATTGGTGGTCTGAACACCGTCCCTACCGCCGTACCGTACTAGACATTTGCAGAATCATCACCCATACACGTTCTTTTCACTCCCTAATAAACCCTCAGTCACTAATTG GCTCTGAGCTGGTACATAAACTTTCGTTGCCAGGACCTTTCACAGGATTTATCCCAGTTAATTCGGCTATTAGCCAGTCAATAAAGGGTTTGGACGATCGAAGTCtctcaaattttatattatctCACTTTGTATCCGAATACTATCTACATAGAGATATAATAGGCTCGACGCAATCT AATTTAGCTTGCAGTAATGAAATTAgacaaaaaattactagcttggataatttatcaGGACAAACACTAGAATTTGTGAGAGATGTGAATGAGATTGGGGAGACGATTATCCGTGTAAATAACGCAGAAGTTTTGCGATGGAATCTAAAGTGCCATAATGGagttatacatataataaacaataCACTAGTGTAG
- a CDS encoding SNU13, NHP2L, U4/U6 small nuclear ribonucleoprotein SNU13 (overlaps_old_locusTagID:BBM_I01580): MSEPNSKAFPLATDDMNGKLLDLVQQASNYKQLKKGANEATKSLNRGLAELIVLAADAEPLEIILHLPLVCEDKNVPYIFVKSKTALGRACGVSRPVISCAITSRDGSPLNPQIIDAKDSIERLLI, from the exons ATGTCCGAGCCCAATTCGAAGGCGTTCCCGCTAGCTACAGATGACATGAATGGCAAACTCTTGGACTTGGTACAGCAGGCTTCCAATTACAAGCAGTTGAAAAAAGGGGCAAATGAAG CCACCAAATCGCTAAATAGAGGGTTGGCTGAACTAATAGTTCTTGCGGCCGATGCCGAGCCATTGGAAATCATTCTACATCTACCTTTGGTCTGCGAGGATAAG AATGTACCGTATATATTCGTAAAAAGCAAGACAGCATTGGGTCGAGCATGTGGAGTTTCACGCCCGGTCATTTCCTGTGCCATTACCAGCAGGGATGGGTCACCATTAAACCCACAAATTATAGACGCCAAGGATAGCATTGAGAGATTACTTATTTGA
- a CDS encoding Amidase (overlaps_old_locusTagID:BBM_I01585), translated as MLSTAGALIVGRAAMDEFAMGSRTPNVTNPSNPNCYAGGSSGGTASSVASGIVSFGLCSDTGGSTRIPASYCQIAGFRPTTNLVTRHGLTELSSNMDSVGIMTRKVEQIIPILRVLTQYDPKDMAQSTHNRMKLLFNDSTFVDSSQYIPPKNIILNIANDLSHCTTQQIDLFKSYHSRILNPIKQILASQNIITNDIQLPNNNDIIKTYYIYVCAQTRTNLARFRGERYNLNDAMDIATSDLLGKEPKYRYRLGELLLKSSDPDTLFNNLKRKLELWSKYILGDNTYLLLPTHVEDTPIKTQLADNESVIDESYVILSSILGLPSVTVPIIHSHINGGKASSFQLVGPKYSDFDLLKIATYLEKLISNSK; from the exons ATGCTATCCACTGCTGGCGCTTTGATAGTTGGTAGAGCTGCTATGGACGAATTTGCCATGGGTTCTAGGACGCCAAATGTTACAAATCCATCTAATCCCAATTGCTATGCAGGAGGCTCATCTGGGGG AACAGCCTCCTCGGTGGCGTCTGGAATTGTATCTTTTGGCTTGTGTAGTGACACTGGCGGATCAACCAGAATTCCTGCCAGTTATTGTCAAATTGCAGGTTTTAGACCCACCACCAACCTA GTTACAAGACATGGGTTAACCGAGTTAAGCTCCAATATGGATAGTGTTGGTATAATGACTAGGAAGGTTGAACAGATTATACCAATTCTAAGGGTATTAACAC aaTATGACCCCAAAGATATGGCACAAAGCACTCATAATCGcatgaaattattattcaacGACTCTACATTCGTAGATTCGTCTCAATACATTCCACCAAAGAATATAATCCTAAACATTGCAAATGATCTAAGCCATTGTACCACTCAGCAAATTGACTTATTCAAATCTTATCATAGCAGAATACTGAACCcaataaaacaaattttagcCTCCCAAAACATAATTACTAATGATATACAACTGCCAAACAATAACGACATTATCAAAACATACTACATATACGTGTGTGCCCAGACTAGAACAAATTTGGCGAGATTTAGAGGGGAAAGATATAATCTAAACGACGCTATGGACATAGCCACTAGTGATTTGTTGGGGAAAGAACCTAAATATCGATATAGATTGGGTGAATTACTATTGAAATCGTCAGATCCGGACACATTGttcaacaatttgaagA gAAAATTAGAATTATGGTCCAAATATATTCTAGGTGATAATACATACCTACTCTTGCCAACACACGTAGAAGATACGCCAATAAAAACTCAATTAGCAGATAATGAAAGTGTTATT gaCGAGAGCtatgtaatattatctaGTATACTTGGATTACCAAGTGTAACAGTGCCAATCATACACTCACATATCAATGGAGGGAAGGCTTCAAGTTTTCAGTTGGTTGGGCCCAAATACAGCGATTTTGATCTGTTAAAAATTGCGACTTATTTGGAGAAATTGATTAGTAATTCAAAGTAA
- a CDS encoding Endoplasmic Reticulum Oxidoreductin 1 (ERO1) (overlaps_old_locusTagID:BBM_I01585;~overlaps_old_locusTagID:BBM_I01590), giving the protein MLCVKPEGIELPYKLKIFKLPFYILLLLTLVLVAQSVSFDVLLVPNINILNGLKNFDWNIFSHKLVQGPTNYVQNDYEVGYKYNGQIDMGQVVPNEAKVVHNILNLLRKTSYFNYFKVNLDVSCTLGSRTDVCSSAGAIGTATLLDMSESQQFEIKLCHVDRCSIDQVPENFRSYKPEHIVLRTSNPIELSIGQLPHCDMLGTYTDWSEAEHDTPKPVFINLSLNPPSYTGFQGAKEWNAIYEENCIKSGESCQHNEHLHRLLSGIQTSIAAFAAENYTCTNIEDAYIKRNSLPKYTYNLLHYVEKIGKYPERIYNLMYTFEFLLLSTCRLKPLLLKYASLMTCPEGEEASKLITQLLDCDFDTCKGLDVNNYYAINKCNNPLGDILAILGKISKIVDCVDCEKCRLHGKIKMTALQVALTSFCKTNHVLERNEIVALITTLDYLAESIVIVERFEERIMQRRIIYPAILLFSVVLAVTISKLIRHKNKSR; this is encoded by the exons ATGTTATGCGTAAAACCCGAAGGGATAGAACTGCCGTATAaactgaaaatttttaagcTTCCCTTCTATATTCTACTATTATTGACGCTAGTGTTAGTCGCACAATCTGTATCTTTTGACGTACTACTGGTACCAAACATAAATATCCTCAATGGGCTAAAAAATTTCGATTGGAACATTTTTTCCCATAAATTAGTCCAAGGACCGACGAACTACGTTCAAAATGACTATGAGGTGGGATACAAATACAATGGGCAAATAGATATGGGCCAAGTTGTACCCAATGAGGCTAAAGTTGTCCacaatattttgaatttattgagAAAGACATCGTATTTTAACTATTTTAAAGTCAATCTAGATGTTTCCTGTACATTGGGTAGCAGAACTGACGTTTGTTCATCCGCTGGAGCAATAGGCACGGCCACTCTTTTGGATATGAGTGAATCacaacaatttgaaatcaAGCTTTGCCATGTTGATCGGTGTTCTATTGATCAAGTGCCAGAAAATTTTAGATCCTACAAGCCTGAGCATATTGTTTTACGTACCAGCAATCCAATCGAGTTGTCAATTGGTCAGCTTCCGCATTGCGATATGCTCGGCACTTATACCGACTGGTCTGAAGCGGAACATGATACTCCAAAGCCTGTATTTATAAACCTAAGCCTAAACCCACCCTCTTATACTGGATTTCAAGGGGCTAAAGAGTG GAATGCTATATATGAAGAAAATTGTATCAAAAGTGGAGAATCTTGTCAGCATAATGAGCATTTGCACAGACTATTATCTGGAATCCAAACATCTATCGCAGCATTTGCCGCTGAAAACTATACATGTACAAATATCGAAGATGCATATATTAAGCGGAATTCTCTGCCAAAGTATACCTACaatttattgcattatGTTGAGAAGATTGGCAAATATCCTGAAAGGATCTACAACCTTATGTATACATTCGAGTTTTTACTTCTTTCCACTTGTAGGCTTAAGCCACTCCTTCTTAAATATGCGTCGCTGATGACTT GTCCAGAGGGCGAAGAAGCGTCCAAACTTATAACTCAGCTATTGGATTGTGACTTTGATACTTGCAAGGGATTAGATGTTAACAACTATTATGCCATTAACAAGTGCAACAACCCACTGGg AGATATACTGGCAATTTTGGGTAAAATTTCAAAGATTGTTGACTGTGTAGACTGTGAAAAATGCCGGTTGCATGGGAAGATCAAAATGACAGCACTTCAAGTGGCATTAACATCATTTTGCAAGACAAATCATGTGTTGGAAAGGAACGAAATTGTGGCACTGATCACTACATTGGATTACCTAGCTGAATCAATCGTAATTGTGGAGCGTTTTGAGGAGCGGATAATGCAGAGAAGAATCATTTACCCAGCCATTCTCCTGTTCTCAGTGGTCCTTGCTGTCACAATTTCAAAGTTGATTCGCcataaaaataaatctCGCTAG
- a CDS encoding Protein FAN (overlaps_old_locusTagID:BBM_I01605): protein MYAVRKFDLSLLEEGEEYVTDITVVTASLFPLECGTDEISIAKISKLLENGKDSEGWVRKGRLRLGTKSLIFEPNAITHPLLKFKFSLISVLNECEKSDIYKQFSSTNCICLSLSHVTSIPMGICNGKTRCISPYKLHKIKNPLNNFTFFIFFTNQQARSNLLVNLKNAQNGSFVNKLLNKTRFNKMSIENLENVELGLVDTIWAWRVKNMVRQRGMVAIGDKCIYFEPCPNFSNVSCKKIYLRDIIYVFKRQCSLEPSGLEIISLDEEGKKDYRCLFLEFTLPHQRDAIVHHMKAIIPQVFRAQESNEFLKVMQGYWINGRISNFHYLDFLNCIGGRSRHDLSQYPVFPWILSDYTSAQLDLSDASSFRDLSKPIGALNDQRLKALIVRMQEFKIDNLGNMSVACHDKVDYDCEGCLKRLWECGYYLYGSHYSSLALVVHLLIRLMPESQLRLYEGNFDSWNRCFHSIGDTYSSIINDHNCFYELIPDMFQGNEDFLLNNLNIETSQGRLDNVILPPWANGNAKTFLNLHRKALECDFVSFNLAKWIDLIFGFKQSGYRAVKSHNVFHPFTYLNNIRDRYGGGSFEGNIKTINYTKALKALIEIMDPHAVKVQAKEFGQAPLQLFTEPHPERQRFPQFNPNEVLQYKPWFLYINSNLDKFPELVSFISSSAEHVEKIEPHVSIADPTKLIKCRNYNDFKCMNININTPQVTSLTHKNDDYIFTHTDGSITHVNYITNSPKNCFITSHSIACACNVSDRSGVVALGTSGGTIIFISIPRLLQVEGDGDDLPTPHQNFDSGLHSISISTSHDSITSLIHLSDHLAIGCLDESIYLLSLKGLKVSSNFDGLDGPAESIASYDNLLVAACGNKFNAKQNGFQSICLWDTRGRPSYLWKYSNSVVTEKYHGKLNVGISPNYFAALDGSGSFTYWDLRMLSTTNYFKSDICNHYVGNYFTSPIAHFNGVSCPENSDCILFVTADSLTTTNLSRFNFSGANCEILVSIPPVNVSEAISHQSQAISLADSLVSVDLDNGILYSFY, encoded by the exons ATGTATGCCGTTAggaaatttgatttatcgCTACTGGAGGAGGGCGAGGAATATGTCACTGACATCACCGTGGTTACGGCTTCACTATTCCCCCTAGAATGTGGAACGGATGAAATTTCTATTGCAAAGATTAGCAAATTATTGGAGAATGGGAAAGACTCTGAAGGCTGGGTTAGGAAGGGTCGTTTGCGCCTAGGCACGAAGTCACTAATCTTTGAGCCAAATGCCATAACACACCCTTTACtcaaattcaaattcagTTTAATATCTGTGCTCAATGAATGTGAGAAATCTGACATTTACAAGCAGTTTTCATCCACTAATTGCATATGCTTATCTTTGTCTCATGTTACTAGCATACCCATGGGTATTTGCAATGGCAAGACACGCTGTATATCACCATATAAGCTACACAAAATTAAGAATCCACTCAACAACTTcacatttttcattttcTTTACAAACCAGCAAGCACGAAGCAACCTTTTGGTGAACCTAAAAAACGCACAAAACGGTTCATTCGTcaacaaattgttgaaCAAGACTAGGTTCAATAAGATgtcaattgaaaatttggaaaatgtGGAATTGGGTTTAGTCGACACAATTTGGGCTTGGAGGGTAAAAAATATGGTGAGACAAAGAGGAATGGTTGCAATTGGAGATAAATGCATATATTTTGAGCCCTGCCCCAATTTCTCAAATGTTTCATGCAAGAAGATTTATTTACGCGATATTATTTACGTTTTCAAGCGCCAGTGCTCATTAGAACCAAGTGGTCTGGAGATTATTTCTCTAGATGAAGAGGGTAAAAAGGATTATCGTTGTTTATTTCTCGAGTTTACATTACCTCACCAAAGAGACGCCATTGTACATCATATGAAAGCTATTATACCACA AGTTTTTCGGGCACAAgaatcaaatgaatttttaaaagtGATGCAAGGCTATTGGATAAATGGCAGAATCTCAAATTTCCACTATTTGGACTTTCTCAACTGCATAGGTGGTAGATCTAGACATGATCTATCTCAGTATCCCGTATTTCCTTGGATCCTATCCGATTACACTTCAGCACAGCTGGATTTGTCTGATGCTTCAAGCTTTAGGGATCTCTCCAAGCCCATAGGAGCTCTGAATGATCAAAGGTTAAAGGCACTAATAGTTCGGATGCAGGAGTTTAAG ATTGATAATTTGGGCAATATGAGTGTCGCATGTCACGATAAAGTCGATTATGATTGCGAAGGATGCCTGAAAAGGCTTTGGGAATGCGGATACTATTTGTATGGATCTCACTATTCAAGTTTGGCCCTTGTGGTCCATTTGCTAATCAGATTGATGCCCGAGTCTCAACTAAGGTTATACGAGGGTAATTTTGACTCGTGGAACCGTTGCTTTCATTCAATAGGGGATACATACTCTA GCATAATAAACGACCACAACTGCTTCTACGAACTAATCCCAGATATGTTCCAGGGAAATGAAGATTTCCTACTTAACAATCTAAACATTGAGACTAGTCAAGGTAGGCttgataatgtaatacTACCACCTTGGGCAAATGGAAATGCAAAaacatttttgaatttacACCGTAAAGCGCTGGAGTGCGATTTTGTTTCCTTCAACTTGGCCAAATGGATTGATTTGATTTTTGGATTTAAGCAGTCAGGTTAC AGGGCTGTGAAGAGCCACAACGTCTTTCACCCTTTCACCTACCTAAACAACATACGCGACAGGTACGGCGGGGGTTCGTTTGAGGGTAATATCAAGACGATAAACTACACCAAAGCACTAAAAGCTTTGATAGAGATTATGGATCCTCATGCAGTTAAAGTTCAAGCCAAAGAATTTGGTCAGGCCCCTCTACAGCTTTTTACTGAACCACATCCTGAAAG ACAACGTTTTCCCCAGTTCAATCCAAATGAGGTTCTTCAATACAAGCCATGGTTCCTATACATCAATTCTAATcttgataaatttccaGAATTGGTCTCctttatatcatcatcagCTGAGCATGTAGAGAAAATTGAACCACATGTTTCAATAGCCGACccaacaaaattaataaaatgcAGAAACTACAATGATTTCAAGTGCATGAATATAAACATTAATACACCGCAAGTCACTTCACTTACGCACAAAAATGACGACTACATTTTCACCCACACAGATGGGTCAATAACACACGTCAATTACATCACTAACAGTCCCAAGAATTGTTTCATAACAAGCCATTCCATTGCTTGTGCGTGCAATGTTTCTGATAGAAGTGGAGTTGTAGCGTTGGGTACATCTGGAGGAACAATTATATTCATCTCTATACCAAGGTTATTGCAAGTGGAGGGAGATGGGGATGATTTACCCACTCcacatcaaaattttgactCTGGACTACATTCAATAAGCATTTCTACCTCACACGATTCAATCACTTCACTAATTCATTTGAGCGATCATTTGGCAATTGGTTGTTTGGATGAATCCATCTACCTACTATCCCTTAAAG GTTTAAAAGTATCGTCTAATTTTGATGGGCTAGATGGACCGGCTGAATCTATCGCATCTTATGACAATCTGCTGGTGGCAGCGTGtggtaataaatttaatgctAAGCAAAATGGCTTTCAGTCAATATGCCTTTGGGACACCCGAGGTAGGCCCAGCTACTTGTGGAAATATTCCAACTCAGTAGTAACAGAAAAATACCATGGAAAATTGAATGTGGGCATATCGCCTAATTACTTTGCTGCCCTAGATGGTTCAGGCAGTTTCACATACTGGGACCTTAGGATGTTAAGTACCACTAATTACTTTAAAAGTGACATTTGCAATCATTATGTCGGCAACTACTTTACTTCACCTATCGCACACTTTAATGGAGTATCTTGTCCTGAGAACTCGGATTGCATATTATTTGTCACAGCTGATAGCCTTACAACTACCAATCTGTCTCGCTTCAACTTTTCAGGCGCAAATTGTGAGATTTTGGTATCTATTCCACCTGTGAATGTATCTGAGGCTATTTCGCACCAATCACAGGCGATAAGTTTGGCGGATTCACTAGTGTCTGTGGATTTGGATAATGGAATTTTGTACTCTTTCTACTAG